In Actinopolymorpha sp. NPDC004070, the genomic window CTCGGGCTGAGCGCCGGCGCCGACCAGCACCTGGAAGCCGTACGCCGCACCGTCGGCGCCGTCCGCGCGGAGCGGCCCGAGCTGCCGATCTACGTCGGTGGCCCGGCGGTGGTCTCCGCCCGGCAGGCCACCGACCTCGGCGCGAACGGCTGGGCCGCCGACGCGGCCGGGTTCGCCGACCTTCTGGAAGGACTGACCCCTTGAGCCACGCCGAGCCGCCCGCCACCGGGGCCCCCGGCACGGGAACATCCGCGGCGGCGGGCCACACCACGGTGGTGCTGTTCACCCGTGACCTGCGGGTTCGCGACCACCCGGCGCTGGCCGCCGCGTGCCGGTGGTCCGCGCGGGTGGTGCCGCTGTTCGTCGTGGACGACCGGATCGTCCGCGGCCGGTACGCCTCACCCAACCGGGGCGCGTTCCTGGGCGAGGCGCTGGCCGACCTGCGGGCCGGCCTGCGCGAGCGCGGCGGGGACCTGGTGGTCCGGTCCGGCGACCCGGTGGCCGAGACGCTGCGGGTGGCGAAGGAGGTCGGGGCGGACCGGCTGGCCGTCAGCGCCGACGTCACGGCGTACGCCCTGGCCAGACAGGACCGGCTGGCCCGGGAGTGTGAGCGCGCGGGGCTGGACCTGCGGGTGTTCCCCGGCGTCACCGTGGTCCCGCCGGGTGAGCTCCGGCCCGCCTCGGGTGCGTCGTACCAGGTCTTCACGCCGTACTGGCGGGCCTGGGAGTCCGCCACCTGGCGTAATCCCGACCGTGCGCCGGCGCGGGTCGACCTTCCGGACGGGATCGCGCCCGGTGACCTGCCCGGCCGCTCCGACCTGGTGTTCGGCGAGACGTCGCCGCGGCTGCCGAAGGGCGGGGAGAGCGCGGGCCGGGCCGTACTGGACGCCTACGTGCGCAGGCTGCCCGCCGGCGGCGGCGAACTCGACCGGGACGACCTGGCCGGCGACCAGACCACCCGGCTCAGCCCGTACTTCCACCTCGGCTGCCTGTCGCCGCTCTGGGTCGCCAACCGGCTGCGCGGGAGGGCCGACGACGTCGTACGCCAACTGTGCTGGCGGGACTTCTACCACCAGGTGACCGCCGCGTTCCCGCGCATCACCACCGACGACCTGCGCAACCGGGGCCGGGAGTGGACCGCCGACATCGAGGACGCGGTGGAGGCGTGGCGGACCGGGCACACCGGCGTACCCCTCGTGGACGCCGGGATGCGGCAACTGCTCGCCGAGGGCTGGATGCACAACCGTGCCCGGATGCTGGTGGCGTCGTTCCTCACCAAG contains:
- a CDS encoding deoxyribodipyrimidine photo-lyase; the protein is MSHAEPPATGAPGTGTSAAAGHTTVVLFTRDLRVRDHPALAAACRWSARVVPLFVVDDRIVRGRYASPNRGAFLGEALADLRAGLRERGGDLVVRSGDPVAETLRVAKEVGADRLAVSADVTAYALARQDRLARECERAGLDLRVFPGVTVVPPGELRPASGASYQVFTPYWRAWESATWRNPDRAPARVDLPDGIAPGDLPGRSDLVFGETSPRLPKGGESAGRAVLDAYVRRLPAGGGELDRDDLAGDQTTRLSPYFHLGCLSPLWVANRLRGRADDVVRQLCWRDFYHQVTAAFPRITTDDLRNRGREWTADIEDAVEAWRTGHTGVPLVDAGMRQLLAEGWMHNRARMLVASFLTKQLGIDWRIGAAHFMHWLVDGDVANNYGNWQWVAGTGNDTRPNRVLSPIRQGERFDADGEYVRRYVPELAGIAGGAAHQPWRLPEDVRRNLDYPPPLIDPVPRRGQRGPT